Proteins from one Prevotella sp. E2-28 genomic window:
- a CDS encoding type II toxin-antitoxin system HicB family antitoxin: MGYLKYKGYTGSVEYSEEDKCLFGKVQGMMRDGITYEGQTVEELTKDFEGAVDDYLQMCQEKGVEPRKPYTGVLNVRLSPEIHSGAAMAASKEGITINAFIRNAVARALGITL, translated from the coding sequence ATGGGATATTTGAAGTATAAAGGCTACACAGGTAGTGTAGAGTACAGCGAGGAAGACAAATGCCTGTTCGGCAAGGTACAAGGCATGATGAGAGATGGCATCACGTATGAGGGGCAGACCGTTGAGGAACTGACAAAAGACTTCGAGGGAGCCGTTGACGACTATCTGCAGATGTGCCAGGAGAAAGGTGTTGAGCCCAGAAAACCCTATACTGGTGTGCTGAATGTCAGGCTGAGTCCTGAGATTCATAGTGGTGCGGCAATGGCTGCCAGCAAGGAGGGCATCACCATCAATGCTTTTATCAGAAATGCCGTTGCTCGTGCATTGGGCATAACACTCTGA
- a CDS encoding CAP domain-containing protein has protein sequence MKRNLTTITASIVFIAVWFISVGYQRDSTMNEDQQSLAVIAEINRCRTNPANYAETALKRHLDRFLNDNIYRDTNGDRIQTMEGRQRVLAAINELKNMQPVEPLVYDEDLTKAARFHCNDIGPTDILSHNSSDGTSMGDRLRRFVKSPRALGENIDYGNSTAEDIIVSLVIDDGVPSRGHLKNIMNPTYRHAGAAIGKHKQYGFMCTIDFSN, from the coding sequence ATGAAAAGAAACCTGACAACAATTACCGCATCAATCGTTTTTATAGCAGTATGGTTTATCTCCGTAGGCTATCAGAGAGATTCCACCATGAATGAAGATCAACAGTCATTAGCTGTAATTGCTGAAATAAACCGATGCCGAACAAATCCGGCAAACTATGCCGAAACGGCACTTAAAAGGCATTTGGACCGCTTTCTCAACGACAACATCTATCGTGACACCAACGGAGACCGCATTCAGACAATGGAGGGTCGTCAACGTGTTCTGGCTGCAATCAACGAGTTGAAAAACATGCAACCAGTAGAGCCGCTCGTCTATGATGAAGACTTAACAAAGGCAGCCCGTTTTCATTGCAATGACATAGGTCCAACCGACATCCTAAGCCATAACAGCAGCGATGGCACAAGTATGGGCGACCGCCTCAGGCGCTTTGTTAAAAGCCCGAGAGCATTGGGAGAAAATATCGACTACGGCAATTCCACTGCGGAAGATATTATTGTCAGTTTGGTGATAGACGACGGAGTGCCAAGTCGCGGACACCTAAAAAACATCATGAATCCTACCTATCGTCACGCTGGTGCAGCCATCGGCAAACACAAACAGTATGGCTTCATGTGCACCATAGATTTCTCAAATTAA
- a CDS encoding RagB/SusD family nutrient uptake outer membrane protein, with amino-acid sequence MITKNIKHNLAVLAMGCGVVFSTTSCNDFLDVLPLNDVVLENYWTKESDVTSVLMGCYESMQSGDCVTRMGLWGEVRSDNIRMGNSSAQDLEQMLKENILPTNGYCNWTAFYQTINRCNILIHYAPEVQELDPNYTVSEMKANIAEATFLRSLSYFYLIRTFRDVPFTREPSIDDTKEYRIPADSFNVVLNNLIVDMEAVKDDVPMYFRKPNPDREETSERNNTARVTRPAMYALLADLYLWQGNWAKCVECCDYVISFKQEEFEKLLKRRLQNDVQLFNDIPLYLEKIGSMSGNAYNQIFGQGNSFESIFEITYDTKNSTTNSYVGSFYTHLNNNDPTSGNLVAIDEFYEGLPTTDTELFNKKDCRAYECITERGKAYWIAKYSSQSTDLDNTKTNWKPSYSWRAENYANWIVYRLTDVMLMKAEALIEQGSDKYEDAFTLINAVNRRAVNSLVPGSGEVLKFDDFKNTLEDMRNLVMEERHRELMFEGKRWFDLVRMARRTGNTRELAKTVTKKQYANISGIQIRLTDPNALYMPYSRSELKVNPYLKQNPAYNTGGDADLEKN; translated from the coding sequence ATGATTACTAAAAACATAAAACATAACTTGGCCGTACTTGCAATGGGCTGTGGCGTAGTCTTCTCTACAACCAGTTGCAACGATTTCCTCGATGTGTTGCCTCTGAATGATGTGGTGCTCGAGAATTATTGGACCAAAGAGAGCGACGTGACCAGCGTGCTCATGGGCTGCTACGAAAGTATGCAGTCAGGCGACTGTGTAACACGAATGGGACTCTGGGGCGAGGTTCGTTCTGATAACATCAGAATGGGAAACTCGTCAGCACAAGACCTGGAGCAGATGCTCAAGGAAAATATCCTGCCTACTAATGGCTATTGCAACTGGACGGCCTTTTATCAGACCATTAACCGTTGTAATATCCTGATTCACTATGCACCCGAGGTACAGGAGCTGGATCCTAACTATACGGTATCGGAGATGAAGGCAAATATTGCTGAAGCAACCTTCCTGCGTTCGCTCAGCTATTTCTATCTGATTCGCACCTTCCGCGATGTGCCCTTCACACGTGAGCCCAGTATTGACGATACGAAGGAATACCGTATTCCTGCTGATTCGTTCAATGTGGTGCTCAATAATCTGATTGTTGATATGGAGGCTGTGAAGGATGATGTACCTATGTATTTCCGTAAACCAAATCCTGACAGAGAAGAAACATCAGAGCGCAACAACACGGCTCGTGTCACACGTCCCGCCATGTATGCACTGCTGGCTGATCTCTATTTGTGGCAGGGTAATTGGGCAAAGTGCGTGGAGTGCTGTGACTATGTCATTAGCTTTAAGCAGGAAGAGTTTGAGAAACTGTTAAAGCGTCGCTTGCAGAACGATGTGCAGCTCTTTAACGATATTCCTCTCTACTTAGAGAAGATTGGTAGCATGTCGGGCAATGCCTATAATCAGATATTTGGTCAGGGCAACTCTTTTGAGAGCATCTTCGAGATTACCTACGATACAAAGAATTCAACTACGAACTCGTATGTCGGTTCATTCTATACTCACCTTAATAACAACGATCCTACCAGTGGTAATCTGGTGGCTATCGATGAGTTCTATGAGGGATTGCCTACGACAGATACCGAGCTCTTTAACAAGAAAGACTGTCGTGCGTATGAGTGTATCACTGAAAGAGGAAAGGCCTATTGGATTGCAAAGTATTCTTCACAGAGTACAGATCTGGATAATACAAAGACGAACTGGAAACCCAGTTACAGCTGGCGTGCAGAGAACTATGCCAACTGGATTGTCTATCGTCTTACCGACGTGATGCTTATGAAGGCAGAGGCACTGATAGAGCAGGGTAGTGATAAGTACGAGGATGCCTTTACGCTGATTAATGCGGTGAACAGACGAGCTGTCAACTCCTTGGTACCTGGATCGGGCGAAGTTCTTAAGTTCGACGATTTCAAGAATACCCTAGAGGATATGAGAAATCTGGTGATGGAAGAGCGTCATCGTGAGCTGATGTTCGAGGGCAAACGTTGGTTTGACCTGGTGCGTATGGCACGCCGTACGGGTAATACTAGAGAACTGGCAAAGACTGTTACGAAGAAACAGTATGCTAATATCAGTGGTATTCAGATTCGTCTGACTGATCCCAATGCGCTTTATATGCCATATAGTCGCTCGGAGCTGAAGGTGAATCCTTATTTGAAGCAGAATCCTGCCTATAACACTGGAGGTGATGCTGATCTGGAGAAGAATTGA
- a CDS encoding fasciclin domain-containing protein encodes MKKINIFRNKWLLAMGCCLLTMGAVFSSCSDDDSDAPLTFYSSVRLTAADFIEADDARFSDFKAILEKGNYLGMLKTYGHYTVFAPTNEAIQQYLTENGYSSLDDLTKELCDTLSRTHIVSDKAYFTTDMGGEVSPVNMNDNYINMTSDSDVVNNNAVVFYVNENSRLIQRDDSVTNGVVHVIDHVIKASNDLLPALLEKNPKLSIFYQALKLTGLTDSLMKYKDETYTLDPDSAMGGNKNIQVINRTGGDGKGLTTRTYFPLEHKYMFTAFVETDSVYKAHGINDLDALIEYAKTIYHEAYPEDGSQYDNDYKDRRNPLNRFISYHLMPCKGDREYWVNCMGELYTSKFLVEDYDPEEYFETLAPHTLMRFSCPKADEVYINQKEVYTRKENTSTGKTTWKKSIEQQGIHLLKEKGGECSNGIYHYIDDILVYSKNVRNNVLNRRIRYDSSTLSPDFINTRIRYYYMNKDFMMFGFKHGYLANFKMHNENTFVGCGNEQTSWVHYQGSGVCITGERFDASIKIPPVPHDGTYEVRIGYSQGDDRGIAQVYLNNVACGIPVSFRIVDSNAGWEADGDDEEENRANDKAMRNRGFMKAMASYGTRNGTSLRDQSNCVRRILVRQFLRADQDYWLRFRQILPGNQLYMSLDYVEVCPKEVYDDPEGENPF; translated from the coding sequence ATGAAAAAGATAAATATTTTCAGAAACAAATGGCTGTTGGCTATGGGCTGTTGTCTGTTGACGATGGGCGCAGTATTTTCCTCCTGTAGCGATGACGACAGTGATGCTCCGTTGACATTCTATTCTTCGGTGCGACTCACAGCTGCCGATTTCATTGAAGCCGATGATGCCCGTTTTAGCGATTTTAAGGCTATTTTGGAGAAAGGTAATTATTTGGGTATGCTGAAAACTTACGGACACTATACTGTCTTTGCCCCCACTAATGAGGCTATCCAACAGTATCTTACAGAGAATGGTTATTCTTCATTAGATGATTTGACGAAAGAACTATGTGACACGCTCTCGCGTACGCATATTGTCAGCGATAAGGCTTATTTCACTACAGATATGGGTGGCGAGGTATCACCTGTCAATATGAATGATAACTATATCAACATGACCTCTGACAGTGATGTCGTCAATAACAATGCGGTGGTGTTCTATGTTAATGAAAACTCTCGTCTGATTCAGAGAGACGACTCGGTGACCAATGGTGTGGTACATGTGATTGACCATGTTATCAAGGCCAGCAATGACCTGTTGCCAGCCCTTCTGGAGAAGAATCCCAAACTCTCAATCTTCTATCAGGCGCTGAAACTCACAGGCTTGACTGACTCGCTGATGAAATACAAGGATGAGACCTATACTCTTGATCCAGACTCGGCAATGGGAGGTAATAAGAATATCCAGGTCATCAACCGTACTGGTGGTGATGGAAAAGGCTTGACCACCAGAACATATTTCCCCTTGGAACATAAGTATATGTTTACGGCCTTCGTGGAAACTGACTCGGTCTATAAGGCTCATGGTATCAACGACTTGGATGCGCTGATAGAATATGCTAAGACCATCTATCACGAGGCATATCCTGAGGATGGTAGTCAGTATGATAATGACTATAAGGATCGTCGTAACCCTCTGAACCGTTTCATCAGTTATCACTTGATGCCTTGTAAAGGCGATCGTGAGTACTGGGTGAACTGCATGGGCGAGCTCTATACAAGTAAGTTCCTCGTTGAGGATTATGACCCAGAGGAGTATTTCGAAACATTGGCTCCTCATACGCTGATGCGTTTCTCTTGCCCCAAAGCAGACGAGGTGTATATCAACCAGAAGGAAGTCTATACCCGCAAGGAGAATACATCAACCGGAAAAACTACTTGGAAGAAGAGTATTGAGCAGCAGGGTATTCACTTATTGAAGGAAAAAGGCGGTGAATGTAGTAACGGTATCTATCATTATATTGATGATATCCTGGTTTACTCAAAGAATGTACGTAATAATGTGCTCAACCGTCGTATTCGCTATGACAGCAGCACGCTGAGTCCAGACTTCATTAATACACGTATTCGTTATTACTATATGAATAAGGATTTCATGATGTTTGGCTTCAAGCACGGCTATCTGGCAAACTTCAAGATGCACAACGAGAATACGTTTGTTGGCTGTGGTAACGAGCAAACAAGCTGGGTACACTATCAGGGTAGTGGCGTGTGTATCACTGGTGAGCGCTTTGATGCCTCAATAAAGATTCCACCTGTGCCACATGATGGTACGTACGAGGTGCGTATTGGCTATTCACAGGGTGATGACCGTGGAATCGCACAGGTCTATCTGAACAATGTAGCTTGTGGTATTCCTGTCAGTTTCCGAATAGTTGACAGTAATGCTGGATGGGAAGCTGATGGTGATGACGAAGAGGAAAATAGAGCCAATGACAAAGCCATGCGTAACCGTGGCTTCATGAAGGCTATGGCCAGCTATGGCACTAGAAATGGTACCAGCTTGCGTGACCAGAGCAACTGCGTGCGCCGTATCTTGGTGCGTCAGTTCTTACGTGCCGATCAGGATTACTGGTTGCGTTTCCGTCAGATCCTGCCTGGTAATCAGCTCTATATGTCACTCGACTATGTAGAGGTCTGCCCGAAGGAAGTCTATGATGACCCAGAAGGAGAGAATCCATTCTAA
- a CDS encoding type II toxin-antitoxin system HicA family toxin, producing the protein MNKKEKLLKRFRTLPRDFTFDEVVALFQLYGFTLENKGATSGSRIKFYNEADQNAYIMHKPHPSNIIKGYMMRDILNYLLKNGYIE; encoded by the coding sequence ATGAACAAGAAAGAGAAGTTGCTAAAGCGATTTAGGACATTGCCAAGAGACTTCACCTTCGATGAGGTGGTGGCTCTCTTTCAATTGTATGGTTTCACGTTGGAGAACAAAGGTGCGACATCTGGATCACGCATCAAGTTCTACAACGAGGCAGACCAGAACGCTTATATCATGCACAAGCCCCATCCGAGTAATATCATCAAAGGCTACATGATGCGAGACATCTTGAATTATCTGTTGAAGAATGGCTATATAGAATAA
- a CDS encoding SusC/RagA family TonB-linked outer membrane protein, translating to MMMSKRVIKTLGLIIINCQLSIVASYAQKAGDIISGTVTDAFGPVMQANVIEIDAANRIVSAASTDLNGNFSFKLKNPKNKLKVSYVGCKTQILPFNKTHYTIRLQDQTTLTGVEVVAKKKAGGSGLQIPVKEISSARQSIDMKEFEGLSVTTVDEALQGRIAGLDIVANSGNLGSGTSMRLRGVSSINSSSEPLIVVDGNVLQGGAPSDFDFQSANDEKFAELLNINPEDIESISVLKDAAATAIWGSQGGNGVIEIKTKRGARGNTRVTYSFRLTGTYQPNGMKLLNGDEYTMLLKEEYFNPHMDPNASDDIDEINYVSGGKFSEYQMYNNNTDWVDAVKKTGWRQNHYVSLTGGGEKANFRIAAGYDHETGSIIKQELDRFTTRVALDYFVSDRIKIATDVSLTYTDNHKNYADLLSVAYRRMPNLSIYEMDKNGNSLGEFYNMLPSSNKVFEDNQFKDYNPIALAYVAQSEETSYNIQPEFRLNYELLGIEDEKTRLTYEGKIVFNISNRYNDMFRPVELSTGGWTSSDANLATNNANKSLGVTTTHTLTFVPQFRNKDHSLMMLLRGQLTKGTSTSQNTSEYGLPSGTIRSASAPGIISTFNASPGQWRSLYFTYSAHYAYKGRYVADFSVRRDGTTKFGDDKRWGNFPALSGKWIASDEPWFKKGLPFVSMFAARFGWGIVGNPPGGEGLYYSKYTGGKGYLDYGSVYQKNIQLKKLKWEQKETVNFGVDFGFWNELISGNVEVYRQKTTDLLMGNRALPSSSGFSSLDYQNVGAMENVGWEFNLNGNRIIKAGKFSVDFNITFANNRNKLTEMDETVLASLNNDFDKKNGSYLSRVELNRPLGGIYGFRYKGVYQYSKYSEVEVPGVSGPNAPVVRDKDGNVIVDNYGRTKPMRFCYTGIEEDEKEFKGGDAIYEDVNHDGQINELDIVYLGSSLPKFTGGFGFKLHFGRLTLNNQFNFRYGNKIINKARMNAENMYSNNNQSRAVLWRWRVEGDEAPIPRALYNYGYNWLGSDRFVEDGSFIRLNYTQLSYAVPQKALKKFGLQQLSLYVSANNLFVLTKYSGADPEVGYGGYGVVTDNAQTPRAKSFTGGVTISF from the coding sequence ATGATGATGAGTAAAAGAGTAATAAAGACACTGGGACTGATAATTATCAATTGTCAATTGTCAATTGTCGCTTCCTATGCCCAGAAAGCGGGCGATATTATCAGTGGTACAGTGACCGATGCTTTCGGACCAGTGATGCAGGCTAACGTCATAGAGATTGACGCTGCCAACCGTATCGTTTCCGCAGCATCAACTGATTTGAATGGTAACTTCTCCTTCAAGCTGAAAAATCCGAAGAACAAGCTGAAGGTGTCCTACGTGGGCTGCAAGACGCAGATTCTGCCTTTTAACAAGACCCACTATACAATTCGTTTGCAGGACCAGACCACGCTGACTGGCGTTGAGGTGGTTGCCAAGAAGAAAGCTGGCGGTTCCGGTCTGCAGATTCCTGTCAAGGAAATCTCGTCTGCACGTCAAAGTATTGACATGAAAGAATTCGAGGGTCTGTCTGTGACCACCGTTGACGAGGCCCTGCAGGGACGTATTGCCGGTTTGGATATTGTGGCCAACTCTGGTAACCTGGGTAGTGGTACTTCGATGCGTCTGCGTGGTGTGTCGAGTATTAACAGCTCCAGTGAGCCTCTGATTGTGGTCGATGGTAATGTGTTGCAGGGTGGTGCTCCGTCTGACTTCGACTTCCAGTCGGCCAACGATGAGAAATTTGCCGAATTGCTGAACATCAACCCGGAGGATATTGAGAGCATCTCCGTACTGAAGGACGCTGCTGCAACGGCTATCTGGGGCTCTCAAGGTGGTAATGGTGTTATTGAAATTAAGACCAAGCGTGGCGCACGTGGAAACACACGTGTTACTTATAGCTTCCGTCTAACAGGAACCTATCAGCCTAATGGTATGAAACTGCTGAATGGTGATGAGTACACCATGTTGCTGAAGGAGGAATACTTTAATCCTCACATGGACCCCAATGCTAGTGATGATATTGATGAGATCAACTATGTCTCTGGTGGTAAGTTCTCTGAATACCAAATGTATAACAACAATACGGACTGGGTTGATGCAGTGAAGAAGACCGGTTGGCGTCAGAACCACTACGTGTCATTGACAGGTGGTGGTGAAAAAGCTAATTTCCGTATCGCAGCAGGTTATGACCATGAGACGGGTTCTATCATCAAGCAGGAATTAGACCGTTTTACAACGCGTGTGGCTTTGGACTATTTCGTTTCTGATCGTATCAAGATTGCGACGGATGTATCTTTGACCTATACTGATAACCATAAGAACTATGCCGACTTGCTCTCCGTGGCCTATCGCCGTATGCCAAACCTGAGTATCTATGAGATGGATAAGAATGGTAATTCGCTGGGAGAGTTCTACAACATGTTGCCCTCTTCAAACAAGGTTTTTGAAGACAACCAGTTTAAGGACTACAACCCCATTGCCTTGGCCTATGTTGCTCAAAGTGAGGAGACTAGTTATAATATCCAGCCAGAGTTTAGACTGAATTATGAGTTGTTGGGTATAGAGGACGAAAAGACCAGATTGACCTATGAGGGTAAGATTGTCTTTAATATCTCAAACCGCTATAATGACATGTTCCGCCCTGTGGAACTGAGTACTGGAGGTTGGACGAGTAGTGATGCTAACTTGGCTACCAATAATGCCAATAAGAGTTTAGGTGTTACCACGACGCATACGCTGACCTTCGTTCCCCAATTCCGTAATAAGGATCACTCGTTGATGATGCTGCTCCGCGGACAGTTGACGAAGGGTACCAGTACGAGCCAGAATACCAGTGAATACGGTCTGCCTTCGGGTACTATCCGTTCTGCTAGTGCACCTGGTATCATCTCAACCTTCAACGCTTCACCTGGTCAGTGGCGTAGTCTGTATTTTACCTATTCTGCCCACTATGCTTATAAAGGCCGTTACGTAGCCGATTTCTCTGTTCGCCGCGATGGTACGACTAAGTTCGGTGACGACAAGCGTTGGGGTAACTTCCCTGCTCTGTCAGGAAAGTGGATTGCCAGCGATGAGCCTTGGTTTAAGAAAGGACTTCCCTTCGTGTCTATGTTTGCTGCACGTTTTGGTTGGGGTATCGTAGGTAACCCTCCAGGTGGAGAAGGCCTCTACTATAGTAAATATACTGGTGGTAAGGGCTATCTGGATTATGGCTCTGTGTATCAGAAGAATATTCAGTTGAAGAAACTGAAGTGGGAGCAGAAGGAAACGGTTAACTTCGGTGTTGACTTCGGCTTCTGGAATGAATTGATTAGCGGTAATGTGGAAGTTTATCGCCAGAAGACTACCGACCTGTTGATGGGTAACCGTGCGTTGCCTTCAAGTTCTGGTTTCTCTTCACTGGACTATCAGAACGTTGGTGCCATGGAGAACGTGGGATGGGAGTTCAATCTGAATGGTAACCGTATTATTAAGGCTGGAAAATTCTCTGTTGACTTCAATATCACTTTTGCAAATAATCGCAACAAGTTGACCGAGATGGATGAAACAGTATTGGCTTCGCTCAATAACGACTTCGACAAGAAAAATGGCAGCTATTTGTCACGCGTAGAGTTGAACCGTCCTTTGGGTGGTATCTACGGCTTCCGTTACAAGGGTGTTTACCAGTATAGTAAATATTCTGAAGTTGAGGTTCCTGGTGTGAGTGGTCCCAATGCTCCTGTGGTACGTGATAAGGATGGCAATGTCATCGTAGATAATTATGGACGTACGAAACCCATGAGATTTTGCTATACAGGTATCGAGGAAGACGAGAAAGAGTTCAAAGGTGGTGATGCCATCTATGAAGATGTGAACCACGACGGACAGATTAACGAGTTGGATATTGTCTATCTGGGCTCTTCTCTACCAAAGTTCACTGGTGGTTTCGGTTTCAAGCTCCACTTCGGACGTCTGACGCTGAACAACCAGTTCAACTTCCGTTATGGTAACAAGATTATCAACAAGGCACGTATGAATGCAGAGAATATGTATTCGAACAACAACCAGAGTCGTGCCGTGCTGTGGCGCTGGCGTGTAGAGGGTGATGAGGCCCCCATCCCGCGCGCGTTATATAATTATGGTTATAACTGGTTGGGTAGCGACCGTTTTGTGGAAGATGGTTCGTTCATCCGTCTGAACTATACACAGCTCAGTTATGCTGTGCCTCAGAAAGCACTCAAGAAGTTTGGCTTGCAGCAGCTCAGCCTGTATGTTTCGGCCAACAACTTGTTCGTGTTGACTAAATACTCGGGTGCTGACCCAGAGGTTGGCTACGGAGGCTATGGTGTTGTGACCGATAATGCACAGACACCGCGTGCCAAGTCATTCACTGGTGGTGTTACTATTTCTTTCTAA